The window GTAGGATGCCTTGCCTAGTAATTCAACAAATGGCGTGGCCAGTATACGTTTCATCACGGTGTTTTCCGTCAGCAACCCATAAAAAAACAGGGCTATGGCCGATGCTATAAAATAATTGTTCAGGATTATCCCCAAAGGGTTTTGCAGACCCGCTATCCAGCCTGCCGGGATTGGCAACATAGCCATTATCGCTACAAAAACAAATATCAGCAGAAAGCCTATGTAGGTATATTTTACTTTATTAGTGCGTTTAAAACCCTTATTCAGCATAATTAAGGCTAACTGTATCCCCACAAAAAATTCGAAACAGCGCCCAAGGAATGTATACAGCATCATGAACGTAAAATTGCCGAAGAAGCCGTACCAATTCACGTTTCTGAAGATAATTACCAGCAAAAACCCCAAAGTAGTTAGCGCCAGCGGCTGCAGGTAAAACTTTTTATATTTAGTAGCGATGTAGAAAATAAAGGGGGCCGAAAAGTAAAAGCATTCTTCAACAGTTAGGCTCCATCCCTGGGCTATGCCGGTATCCCATAGCTGATAAAAAAAGCCCCGTAGAAAAAGCACATTGAACCCATAAAGCAACACCGGATGGGTAAACCCCTTAGTGATCACCTGATCGTGCGAGTACCAATAATATACAA of the Mucilaginibacter boryungensis genome contains:
- a CDS encoding acyltransferase family protein, which produces MSSQRGQSNYFPVLTGVRALAAYLVFISHYDYVFDEGFPQFVKRFFHEFHIGVTVFFVLSGFLITYRYYNNFHLTGDWFKQYLKNRVARIYPMYFLLTTGAFVYYWYSHDQVITKGFTHPVLLYGFNVLFLRGFFYQLWDTGIAQGWSLTVEECFYFSAPFIFYIATKYKKFYLQPLALTTLGFLLVIIFRNVNWYGFFGNFTFMMLYTFLGRCFEFFVGIQLALIMLNKGFKRTNKVKYTYIGFLLIFVFVAIMAMLPIPAGWIAGLQNPLGIILNNYFIASAIALFFYGLLTENTVMKRILATPFVELLGKASYIFYLVHLGYMYGYLHRAFDWLNEAAFNLYDKWGINWHSPFEYDKLNLFYAFVALNAISILLFKFIEEPLNLYIRKSVFLIKPAARAK